From the genome of Dermacentor andersoni chromosome 3, qqDerAnde1_hic_scaffold, whole genome shotgun sequence:
TCCAGTTCTGAAGTTCGAATGAACAAGCCAAATGCAACGTCTTCATATTCATTTTCTTAGATTTCCTAAAATATTTATTCGCCTCACACGTTCACCGAGATCGCTCTAAGGTAGCAGAGGAAATTTCTGTTATGTCCTAGGGTACGAGTTTCTTCTTCTCGTCGTGAAACAAGGCAATGTCGTTGCGTGGGCTTTAGAAGCAAAATTttaaagtagaaaaataaactTTAAGGTAGACAAACAAACTAAGCTGAAGATGTGTTTCCGTTTATGTTAAAGAGGAGTGACAGCGAGCTAAAATTAGACGAACGCTGGAGTCGAGGTAAAAAAATATTACGTAGATAAGAGGAGGACGCCGAGCGCCTCGAACATGCACGAACGCTAGGCAGCCGCTGAGTGCCCACGTTGCGATAATGATCGCCCTTAATGGATGAGCTGCGGTTGTTGTTTCCGCAGCCACTCACTCACCCAGAGTGTATAAATTACCAGCTGTGCCTCATTAAATCTAATTTCCAAGCGTCCTTTTCCCTTAGCAGAGACACCGTAGAGGTCACTGAACACGAAGAGCACAACCTTTGGCCCGAAAGTGCCGACGCTCGCCTTTGCGTGGTTGCGGCTGAAGTTGCTGTTTGCTTATTTGTACATTTTTTCGGAAAGACGACCTGCACAAGTTAATTCAAGAGAGCTTGCATCTTGGGGCCTCGCTGCAGTTCAATTACATGAGGCTACttcccttactttttttttcgtttgtgatATTTGTATCCGCTCCCTATATGACTCTTTCTGCTCGCTGTTCGCTTTTTAAAGTTGTTTTGCTTCTTCCCAACTTCAACCCAAAATACTTACGAAGCGCGGCGCTCGGCTGGTATATAAAGGTATATCGACCGTTTCTACGACAGCAATTCATCCTTTTACGGACTCTCCAATAGCACACCAAAGCAACCACCATGACCACCGTAAGTTCAATCTCGTTCTAGTGTTGGTTCTGCCTTTCTCGTTCGTCGGTCAAATTCAGCGACAAACGGTAAAATTCTTCTTCTGCAAACGCCAAGAGGCATTCAGCATTAAGGGTTTTTTATGAATGAGTATATGTCAGTGTGTTAGAGCAACTGCTTCTCTTAGAATTACAACGCAAGTACGTCACATGGAGTAATCGTTTGATGCCTGCAGGCATGTCATATTTATCGGAATTTCTTCTTAGAATTAAGTTATTTAAGAGAGGCGTTTAGCAAGCCTCCCGAAATTGCGAAACGGGGGTTCTCTGGTggagtgtttaaaaaaaaagaaaccagcgGCATTTGAACATGTTCACGCAAAGGTGTATCGAATTAAGTTATGTCGAGGTAAAAAACACTTTATCTTACCTTTACTCCTTTCTCCAAATCTTTGTGTCCACAATGAGCGCAGTCGTCTAGTCACTGCGTCGATTGACATTcctattttacttttttttttttcactgtcagCTCTTCCTCGTCATTGCTATGGTCGGCACGGCCTGCGCCGGACACATTCCAACACACGCGGTGCCGGTGGCATCTCTCGCCACGACATACCATCACTCCATCGTCGCGGCACCGGCTTACGTAGCCGCCGCAGTTCCCGCCGTGTCCACCACCGTCCACCACACTCCAGCCGTGTCCAAGGCCACTCGAGTGACCAGCTACCAGACTACCCAGCCCGGAGTGCCACACACAGTGGCCAAGGTATCCACTTACACCCCCGCTGCCACGGCCGTTCATACTGTCCACGCTTCGGTACCCACTGCGGTGACCGGTGTGGTTCATCCCGCTCCAGCCTACACGTATGGCTACTATCCTGCACGCTACAGCTACGCCCACCGCTACGGCTACCACCCGCTTCGCTACGGCTACGTCCACGGCCTTACCCCATATGGTCTCAACTATGGCTACGGACTGGACGCATTCGGCTACGTCTCACCTGTCAAGAAATGTGAGAGCACTACCTATTGTTTGCTACCACACattaagctttaaaaaaattaggATTACTGCTTGAAATGTATTCTGCTTGCCAGTTCTTTGTATAAACTTGGATTTGTAAGGGCAGCAAAGATTGTAACAGAGCATTTTCTATGCTACTATCGTTAGTCATTACCTGCAAAGAATACGCAGTCGAATAAATATTATAGATGGTGCGCAGTGCGGCCGCTTGCAAGAACCTGTAAATATCATTTTCTCCcaatactaaaaaaaaagtatttggcCTGCAGGTAACGTTAAGGGAGCTCAACATGTTGGTTATTGAGAATGATGTCATTGTTGTCTTCTTCACAGAAACGCCAAAGCCAGCACCTTGCGACAACGTCACCTTCCGTGGAACAGATGCGAAACTCGAGAAGCGACTGCTAATGATGTGGTGAAAGTCCCAGTACAGTTTGTTGTTCTGTGTTTGTGTCGTAGGGATGAGTTCCTCAGAAAAATAAACAAGATTTCCTCAGCCATCTGCCTTTCGGATCAGCCGACCAT
Proteins encoded in this window:
- the LOC126540972 gene encoding uncharacterized protein — encoded protein: MTTLFLVIAMVGTACAGHIPTHAVPVASLATTYHHSIVAAPAYVAAAVPAVSTTVHHTPAVSKATRVTSYQTTQPGVPHTVAKVSTYTPAATAVHTVHASVPTAVTGVVHPAPAYTYGYYPARYSYAHRYGYHPLRYGYVHGLTPYGLNYGYGLDAFGYVSPVKK